One segment of Panicum virgatum strain AP13 chromosome 1K, P.virgatum_v5, whole genome shotgun sequence DNA contains the following:
- the LOC120709355 gene encoding UDP-xylose transporter 1-like, producing MTAGFQLGVVGSLTLSVASSVAIVICNKALISTLGFPFATTLTSWHLMVTFCTLHVAQRLRFFEPKAIDGQTVVLFGLLNGTSIGLLNLSLGFNSIGFYQMTKLAIIPFTVLLETIFLKKRFSETIQFSLLILLLGVGIASVTDLKLNFLGSILSGLAIATTCVGQILTNTIQRKLKVSSTQLLYQSAPYQAAILFATGPFVDQLLTSRSVFTHKYTFPVVGFIVLSCLIAVSVNFSTFLVIGTTSPVTYQVLGHLKTCLVLSFGYTLLRDPFTARNILGILVAIFGMALYSYFSVREGRKKAAGDALPVSQMPDKETEPLLASAKDGGDAKKANGVAHDC from the exons ATGACCGCCGGTTTCCAGCTCGGTGTGGTTGGGTCTCTCACCCTCTCCGTCGCGTCGTCAGTTGCCATTGTCATCTGCAACAAAGCACTCATCAGCACTCTAGGGTTTCCATTCG CTACAACATTGACAAGCTGGCATCTCATGGTGACATTCTGCACCCTTCACGTTGCGCAGCGCTTGCGCTTTTTTGAGCCAAAGGCAATTGATGGACAGACAGTGGTTTTGTTCGGGTTGCTGAATggaacctcaatcggccttctCAATCTTAGCTTAGGATTCAATTCCATCGGATTCTACCAG ATGACAAAGCTGGCCATAATACCCTTCACAGTGCTGTTGGAGACTATATTCCTGAAGAAAAGATTCAG TGAGACTATCCAGTTCTCCCTGCTGATCTTGCTACTTGGAGTTGGCATCGCTTCAGTCACTGACCTCAAGCTAAATTTTCTTGGGTCTATCCTTTCCGGCCTCGCCATCGCCACGACTTGTGTTGGCCAAATT CTCACAAACACAATACAGAGGAAGCTGAAGGTCTCTTCGACGCAGCTCCTGTACCAATCAGCGCCTTACCAGGCAGCCATCCTGTTCGCGACCGGCCCCTTCGTGGATCAGCTCCTCACCAGCCGCAGCGTCTTCACCCACAAATACACTTTCCCAGTTGTG GGCTTCATCGTGCTGTCGTGCCTGATCGCGGTGTCGGTGAACTTCAGCACGTTCCTGGTGATCGGGACGACGTCGCCGGTGACGTACCAGGTGCTGGGGCACCTCAAGACGTGCCTGGTGCTGTCGTTCGGGTACACGCTGCTGCGCGACCCCTTCACCGCGCGCAACATCCTGGGCATCCTGGTCGCCATCTTCGGGATGGCGCTCTACTCCTACTTCTCGGTGCGCGAGGGCAGGAAGAAGGCCGCGGGCGACGCCCTCCCGGTGTCACAG ATGCCGGACAAGGAGACGGAGCCGCTGCTGGCGTCGGCcaaggacggcggcgacgccaAGAAGGCCAacggcgtagctcacgactgcTAG
- the LOC120709366 gene encoding auxin response factor 8-like isoform X2 has product MITFADLTEPAAAAGVDRQLWLACAGGMCTVPPVGASVYYFPQGHAEHALGLAGAADLSAARVPALVPCRVAAVRYMADPDTDEVFARIRLAPLRAGEADAGPDDDDAAADDEHEKPASFAKTLTQSDANNGGGFSVPRYCAETIFPRLDYAADPPVQTVIAKDVHGAAWKFRHIYRGTPRRHLLTTGWSTFVNQKKLVAGDSIVFLRGDGGDLHVGIRRAKRGFCGAGGGGGGGEGEEPGWDHYAGMMRGNVSPCAAAKAARGKARPEDVAEAARLASAWQSFEVVYYPRASTPEFCVRAAAVRAAMRVQWSPGMRFKMAFETEDSSRISWFMGTVAGVQVADPISWPQSPWRLLQVNWDEPELLQNVKRVSPWLVELVSSIPAIHLPSFSPPPKRPRIRAYPEFPFEGQLLNPAFPPNPLPHGGHHYLHTHPSFPFPDGSAPAAIQGARHAQFVPPLSDLHFTHLQSSLLYPGGLRRPDHIGPTTPLPARISTDLTIGAAPARDDVSCALSIGASNNKKPGAAKPAGLVLFGRTILTEQQMSLSGSGGATSPAATGNSWNADKCPNASEGSGSGVTQNSPTKNYSSPWFRDGSQAPEVVGLEPGQCKVFVESDTVGRNLDLSALGSFDELYGRLSEMFRIESAELRSRVLYRGAAGDVKHAGDEPFSVFVKSARRLTILTDAGSDNLGS; this is encoded by the exons ATGATCACGTTCGCGGACCTGACggagccggccgcggccgccggcgtggaCCGGCAGCTGTGGCTGGCCTGCGCGGGCGGGATGTGCACCGTGCCGCCCGTGGGCGCCAGCGTCTACTACTTCCCGCAGGGCCACGCGGAGCACGCGCTGGGGCTCGCCGGGGCGGCCGACCTCTCCGCGGCGCGCGTCCCGGCGCTCGTCCcctgccgcgtcgccgccgtgcgCTACATGGCCGACCCGGACACCGACGAGGTCTTCGCCAGGATCCGCCTCGCACcgctccgcgccggggaggcgGACGCCGgccccgacgacgacgacgcggccgCGGACGACGAGCACGAGAAGCCGGCGTCGTTCGCCAAGACGCTGACGCAGTCCGACGCCAACAACGGCGGCGGCTTCTCCGTGCCGAGGTACTGCGCCGAGACCATCTTCCCGCGGCTCGActacgccgccgacccgcccgtGCAGACCGTCATCGCCAAGGACGTGCACGGGGCCGCCTGGAAGTTCCGCCACATCTACCGGGGCACGCCGCGCCGGCACCTGCTCACCACGGGGTGGAGCACCTTCGTCAACCAGAAGAAGCTCGTCGCGGGGGACTCCATCGTGTtcctccgcggcgacggcggggacCTCCACGTCGGCATCCGCCGCGCCAAGCGCGGGttctgcggcgccggcgggggcgggggcgggggcgagggcgaggaACCCGGGTGGGACCACTACGCGGGCATGATGCGGGGCAATGTGAGCCCGTGCGCGGCCGCCAAGGCGGCGCGGGGCAAGGCGCGCCCCGAGGACGTGGCCGAGGCCGCGAGGCTGGCCAGCGCCTGGCAGTCGTTCGAGGTGGTGTACTACCCGCGCGCCAGCACGCCGGAGTTCtgcgtgcgcgccgccgcggtccgCGCGGCGATGCGGGTGCAGTGGTCCCCCGGGATGCGGTTCAAGATGGCGTTCGAGACCGAGGACTCCTCCCGGATCAGCTGGTTCATGGGCACCGTCGCCGGCGTCCAGGTCGCCGACCCCATCAGCTGGCCGCAGTCGCCGTGGCGCCTCCTCCAG GTGAACTGGGACGAGCCGGAGCTCCTGCAGAACGTGAAGCGGGTGAGCCCGTGGCTGGTCGAGCTCGTGTCCAGCATTCCGGCCATCCACCTCCCCtccttctcgccgccgcccaaaaGGCCCCGGATCCGGGCGTACCCCGAGTTCCCCTTCGAGGGACAACTCCTCAACCCGGCGTTCCCGCCCAACCCTCTGCCACACGGCGGCCACCATTACCTCCACACACACCCGTCCTTCCCGTTCCCGGACGGCAGTGCTCCTGCAGCCATACAGGGAGCCAGGCATGCGCAATTTGTTCCCCCTTTATCAGATCTCCACTTTACCCACCTGCAGTCAAGCCTGCTGTACCCCGGGGGGCTCCGCCGCCCCGACCACATCGGTCCGACGACCCCTCTCCCGGCGAGAATCAGCACCGACCTGACCATCGGCGCCGCGCCGGCTCGCGACGACGTGTCGTGCGCCCTGTCCATCGGCGCCAGCAACAACAAGAAGCCCGGCGCCGCCAAGCCGGCGGGGCTAGTGCTGTTCGGACGGACCATCCTCACCGAGCAGCAGATGAGCCTTAGTGGCTCCGGCGGCGcgacctccccggcggcgaccGGGAACAGCTGGAACGCCGACAAGTGCCCCAACGCCTCGGAGGGCTCGGGCTCCGGCGTCACCCAGAACAGCCCGACCAAGAACTACTCGTCGCCGTGGTTCAGGGACGGCAGCCAAGCCCCCGAGGTCGTCGGGCTGGAGCCCGGGCAGTGCAAGGTGTTCGTCGAGTCCGACACGGTCGGCCGCAACCTCGACCTCTCGGCGCTGGGCTCGTTCGACGAGCTCTACGGGCGCCTGTCCGAGATGTTCCGCATCGAGAGCGCGGAGCTGCGGAGCCGCGTGCTCtaccgcggcgccgccggcgacgtgaagcacgccggcgacgagccctTCAG CGTCTTCGTCAAGTCGGCACGGAGGCTCACGATACTAACCGACGCCGGGAGCGACAACCTAGGGAGCTAG
- the LOC120657158 gene encoding probable cytokinin riboside 5'-monophosphate phosphoribohydrolase LOGL2, translating to MLSLPPQVTPSDFDKQPEKVKREAMEIKMDEKAPAVAVVLSRFRRICVFCGSSHGKKCYQDAAIELGKELVARNIDLVYGGGSVGLMGLVSQAVHNGGRHVIGVIPKTLMPREVPIFFLLSISSF from the exons ATGCTGTCACTACCACCACAAGTAACACCTTCAGACTTCGACAAGCAACCAGAGAAGGTGAAGAgagaagcaatggagatcaagaTGGACGAAAAGGCAccagcggtggcggtggtgctgTCACGGTTCAGGAGGATATGTGTCTTCTGTGGGAGCAGCCATGGCAAGAAGTGCTACCAAGATGCCGCCATTGAGCTTGGAAAGGAGCTG GTGGCAAGAAACATTGATCTAGTGTATGGAGGAGGGAGTGTAGGGTTGATGGGCCTGGTCTCTCAAGCAGTGCACAATGGAGGAAGGCATGTCATTGG GGTGATTCCCAAGACACTCATGCCTCGAGAGGTACCCATTTTCTTCCTACTCTCCATCTCTAGCTTTTGA
- the LOC120709366 gene encoding auxin response factor 8-like isoform X1 produces the protein MITFADLTEPAAAAGVDRQLWLACAGGMCTVPPVGASVYYFPQGHAEHALGLAGAADLSAARVPALVPCRVAAVRYMADPDTDEVFARIRLAPLRAGEADAGPDDDDAAADDEHEKPASFAKTLTQSDANNGGGFSVPRYCAETIFPRLDYAADPPVQTVIAKDVHGAAWKFRHIYRGTPRRHLLTTGWSTFVNQKKLVAGDSIVFLRGDGGDLHVGIRRAKRGFCGAGGGGGGGEGEEPGWDHYAGMMRGNVSPCAAAKAARGKARPEDVAEAARLASAWQSFEVVYYPRASTPEFCVRAAAVRAAMRVQWSPGMRFKMAFETEDSSRISWFMGTVAGVQVADPISWPQSPWRLLQVNWDEPELLQNVKRVSPWLVELVSSIPAIHLPSFSPPPKRPRIRAYPEFPFEGQLLNPAFPPNPLPHGGHHYLHTHPSFPFPDGSAPAAIQGARHAQFVPPLSDLHFTHLQSSLLYPGGLRRPDHIGPTTPLPARISTDLTIGAAPARDDVSCALSIGASNNKKPGAAKPAGLVLFGRTILTEQQMSLSGSGGATSPAATGNSWNADKCPNASEGSGSGVTQNSPTKNYSSPWFRDGSQAPEVVGLEPGQCKVFVESDTVGRNLDLSALGSFDELYGRLSEMFRIESAELRSRVLYRGAAGDVKHAGDEPFSHFSVFVKSARRLTILTDAGSDNLGS, from the exons ATGATCACGTTCGCGGACCTGACggagccggccgcggccgccggcgtggaCCGGCAGCTGTGGCTGGCCTGCGCGGGCGGGATGTGCACCGTGCCGCCCGTGGGCGCCAGCGTCTACTACTTCCCGCAGGGCCACGCGGAGCACGCGCTGGGGCTCGCCGGGGCGGCCGACCTCTCCGCGGCGCGCGTCCCGGCGCTCGTCCcctgccgcgtcgccgccgtgcgCTACATGGCCGACCCGGACACCGACGAGGTCTTCGCCAGGATCCGCCTCGCACcgctccgcgccggggaggcgGACGCCGgccccgacgacgacgacgcggccgCGGACGACGAGCACGAGAAGCCGGCGTCGTTCGCCAAGACGCTGACGCAGTCCGACGCCAACAACGGCGGCGGCTTCTCCGTGCCGAGGTACTGCGCCGAGACCATCTTCCCGCGGCTCGActacgccgccgacccgcccgtGCAGACCGTCATCGCCAAGGACGTGCACGGGGCCGCCTGGAAGTTCCGCCACATCTACCGGGGCACGCCGCGCCGGCACCTGCTCACCACGGGGTGGAGCACCTTCGTCAACCAGAAGAAGCTCGTCGCGGGGGACTCCATCGTGTtcctccgcggcgacggcggggacCTCCACGTCGGCATCCGCCGCGCCAAGCGCGGGttctgcggcgccggcgggggcgggggcgggggcgagggcgaggaACCCGGGTGGGACCACTACGCGGGCATGATGCGGGGCAATGTGAGCCCGTGCGCGGCCGCCAAGGCGGCGCGGGGCAAGGCGCGCCCCGAGGACGTGGCCGAGGCCGCGAGGCTGGCCAGCGCCTGGCAGTCGTTCGAGGTGGTGTACTACCCGCGCGCCAGCACGCCGGAGTTCtgcgtgcgcgccgccgcggtccgCGCGGCGATGCGGGTGCAGTGGTCCCCCGGGATGCGGTTCAAGATGGCGTTCGAGACCGAGGACTCCTCCCGGATCAGCTGGTTCATGGGCACCGTCGCCGGCGTCCAGGTCGCCGACCCCATCAGCTGGCCGCAGTCGCCGTGGCGCCTCCTCCAG GTGAACTGGGACGAGCCGGAGCTCCTGCAGAACGTGAAGCGGGTGAGCCCGTGGCTGGTCGAGCTCGTGTCCAGCATTCCGGCCATCCACCTCCCCtccttctcgccgccgcccaaaaGGCCCCGGATCCGGGCGTACCCCGAGTTCCCCTTCGAGGGACAACTCCTCAACCCGGCGTTCCCGCCCAACCCTCTGCCACACGGCGGCCACCATTACCTCCACACACACCCGTCCTTCCCGTTCCCGGACGGCAGTGCTCCTGCAGCCATACAGGGAGCCAGGCATGCGCAATTTGTTCCCCCTTTATCAGATCTCCACTTTACCCACCTGCAGTCAAGCCTGCTGTACCCCGGGGGGCTCCGCCGCCCCGACCACATCGGTCCGACGACCCCTCTCCCGGCGAGAATCAGCACCGACCTGACCATCGGCGCCGCGCCGGCTCGCGACGACGTGTCGTGCGCCCTGTCCATCGGCGCCAGCAACAACAAGAAGCCCGGCGCCGCCAAGCCGGCGGGGCTAGTGCTGTTCGGACGGACCATCCTCACCGAGCAGCAGATGAGCCTTAGTGGCTCCGGCGGCGcgacctccccggcggcgaccGGGAACAGCTGGAACGCCGACAAGTGCCCCAACGCCTCGGAGGGCTCGGGCTCCGGCGTCACCCAGAACAGCCCGACCAAGAACTACTCGTCGCCGTGGTTCAGGGACGGCAGCCAAGCCCCCGAGGTCGTCGGGCTGGAGCCCGGGCAGTGCAAGGTGTTCGTCGAGTCCGACACGGTCGGCCGCAACCTCGACCTCTCGGCGCTGGGCTCGTTCGACGAGCTCTACGGGCGCCTGTCCGAGATGTTCCGCATCGAGAGCGCGGAGCTGCGGAGCCGCGTGCTCtaccgcggcgccgccggcgacgtgaagcacgccggcgacgagccctTCAG CCATTTCAGCGTCTTCGTCAAGTCGGCACGGAGGCTCACGATACTAACCGACGCCGGGAGCGACAACCTAGGGAGCTAG